The nucleotide window CGGTGCGGCTGTGCGGTGTCGAGTGTCATGGGCGGTCCTCTGCGAGCAACGAGCAACCCCGGTCGGAGTGGCCGGGGTCACAACATGCAATCACAGGTGGGTACTTCTGTGCCAGAAAATCCCCAAGACCCGCGACGACGCGAAGTCACCGATGCCGGCCGTCCGAAACCTCTTCCGCCACGAAGTGCGGTAGAACCGAACCCACCCCCATCGAGGAGCCTGCATGTCGATCGTCACGCCGACCACCACTCGTCAGCCGCTGGGCCGGGCCATTGCGCGGATCGCCCTGGGAGCCGTACTGGCGATCGCCGGCGTCGGCCATCTCACCGTCCAGCGCGAAGAATTCCAGGCGCAGGTGCCCGACTGGGTGCCGTTCAGCAAGGACTTCGTGGTGCTGGCTTCCGGCGGGGTCGAGATCGCTCTGGGCGCCGCGCTCATCGCGCTGCCCCGTCACCGCAAGGTGGTGTCGTGGATCGTGGCCGCGTTCTTCGTCGTCATCTTCCCCGGCAACATCAACCAGTACGTCGAGCACATCGACGCCTTCGGCCTCGACACCGACGAGAAGCGACTGACGCGACTGTTCTTCCAGCCCGTCCTCGTGCTCTGGGCCATCGCGGCCGGTACCGGCGAACGTCGCGACTAACCCGCCCGGGTCGCCGCATCCTGGCAGGCGGTGTCCATGCCCGCCCGCACCTGGGGCCGCACGTCGGTGCTCGACCGGATCGTGCACGCCGCGACGAGCCCGCCGACCGCACAGAACACCGCGCAGATGTACATCGCCATGCGGAAACCGTCACCGAGCGGATCCCCGTGCCCCGCATCGATCCCGGCCACGGCCGGCAGTACGGCCACCGCCAGCAGACCCGCGAGTCGCGCCACCGCATTGTTCACGCCCGACGCGGTTCCGGCGAGTT belongs to Gordonia sp. KTR9 and includes:
- a CDS encoding DoxX family protein, producing the protein MSIVTPTTTRQPLGRAIARIALGAVLAIAGVGHLTVQREEFQAQVPDWVPFSKDFVVLASGGVEIALGAALIALPRHRKVVSWIVAAFFVVIFPGNINQYVEHIDAFGLDTDEKRLTRLFFQPVLVLWAIAAGTGERRD